GTGGGCACGGGGCGCGACTACAAGTCGGCGGCCACGGACGCGTTCAAGCGCGCCGCGGTGCGCTTCGGCATCGGCCACGAGCTCTACGCGCTGGAGCCGAACTGGGTGGAGGTCGACGGCGATGGGCGGTACGCGAAGCCGGTCGAGGATCCGCAGGCGGCGTACGATCGCCGCACCACGCGCCGCAACGGCAATGGGCGTCCGAGCGAGGGACGTCCGAGCGACGTGCCGGTCGCCTCGGCGGTGTCGGTGGAGGAGCACGAGCCCCGCGCGGAGCCGGCGGCGAACGGCAACCGCCCCGCCACGGCGATGGCGACGGACCCGGACGCGGTGAGCTGCCCGAAGTGCGGCGGCCGGATGTGGGACAACCGGCTCAGCAAGCGCAACCCGAAGGCGCCGGACTTCAAGTGCCGCGACCGGAGCTGCGACGGCGTCGTGTGGCCGCCGCGTGACGGCAAGGCCAAGGGCGGCGCGCCGGCGACGGTGCCGGCCGACGAGCCGGACGAGATCGCGTTCGACAGCTCGCCGCTCGGCGCGACGGCGGACGACGAGATCCCGTTCTGAGCCTGACGCGTTAGGCAGCCGTTAGGCGTCAGGCGAAGCGGCCCGGCAACTTGGTTGCCGGGCCGCTTCGTGGCTAACCAGTGCCTAACGCCCAACGATGCCCGGGGCGGGATTCGAACCCGCAACCCTTTCGGGAGAGGTTTTTAAGACCCCCGTGTATGCCATTCCACCACCCGGGCGGTTCGCGCACATGCAGTGCTCGCGCATGCATCTTCCTAACGCGATGCGCCGGCTTCTGACTATGACAGTGCGGACGGAGCGGGCGCAAGTTCTCGAGACCACGCCCGCGGCGCCGTCGTCGATGTGATCGAGGCCCATCGACGGGCACTGCGGCACGCCAAGCGAGGAGCCGGCGCTCGTCCGACCATGGGTCCGAGGGTCCGAATGAAACGACGCGGGGCCGGCAGCAGTTGCCGGCCCCGCGTTCGCGTTCGCATCAAGAGCGGGAAACGGGACTCGAACCCGCGACCCCAACCTTGGCAAGGTTGTGCTCTACCAACTGAGCTATTCCCGCGCGACGTACCCCGGAGTATAGCCGCCCCACGCGATCGGTTCAAGCCGCCGAGCCGGTCCGTCAGGGGGCGACGCCGAGGACATGCACCGCGTACCAGACCATGTACGCGACGAGCCCCGACAGCGACGCGTCGCCGCCGTTCGCGACGGCCTTGCCCTCGGGACCGACGATCTCCGCCGCCACCCCGTTGTCGAGCGGCGCGCGGCGCAGCCACTGCAGCACCTGCGGCGCGTCCGGACCGAGCAGCCGCGCGCACTGCTGGGCGAGCGACGTCGGCGTGGCGCCGAGGCCCCGCGCGGTGCGCCGGTACGTCGAGTCGGTGCGATCGACGGCCTCGTACAGCGGCAGCCAGAGCGACGACGCGAGCGGGTCGTCCTCCATCGCGCGGGCGCCCTTGAGGTCCACCGCCGACGCGAGCCCCGTCTTCCCGTCCCGCTCCGACGCGAAGTGCCGCAGCAGCGCCGCGCGCACCGCCTCGGGGTCCTGCACCTCGCGCGCGGTCTCCTCGTCGAGCGTGCGGCGGAAGACCTCGAGCGCCTGCGCGACCACCGCGTTGCCGTGCAGCGTGAACGGGTGCGTGACGGCGGCGCCGGAAAGCGTCACTTCCGTCGAGTAGAGCGGCACGTTCTCGTCGCGCCGCGCCGCGATGTCGTCGCTCGAGAGATAGAGCGTGTCGGCGACCGCCGGCTCGTCGACGATCTGATCGTCGCCGGTCTCGCGAATGTAGCGGTCCGTGGCGAGCGCGTATGCCGCCGCCCCCTCGAGCGAGAAGCCCGGCTCGAACAGCGTGCCGTCGACGTAGTGCACGCCCTGCCCCGGCGCGTAGCCGTGCAGCTCGCACGTGCGCAGCAGCAGCTCGCGCGCGAGCGGCGCGTCGCCGAGCTGCACGGCCGGGAGCGTCCACATGAGCGCCTCCCAGTCGCGCACCGTGATCCCGCGCGCGTGCCACGGCACGCGCGTGCGCACTGGGTAGTAGTGCGCGTCGTCGAGCGCGCGCGCGCAGCCGTAGAAGTACGCGAAGATGAGGTTCCGGTTCACGATGCGGTCGATCGCGTCGTTGCCGGTCACCTGCTCGAGCGCGCGGAGCGCCTCGCGCGTCGCGGCGAGCAGGTCGCGCCAGCCGCGGCGGCGCATCGCCGCCACCGTCGCTTCCGCGCCGTCGCGCTCGGGGCCCGCCGCGAGATAGAACGCGACCTGCCGCGTCGTGCCGCGCTCCACCGACAGCGTCCGGCGCACCGAGAAGCGCGGCGCCTCGCCGTCGTGCACGTCGACGGCGGCCGGGCCGTCCGCGCCTAACGCGAACGCGACGACGCCGGGAAGCGCGGTGCCCTCGAGCACGACCACCTCGTTCGCGCCGACGGACGCGCGGTGCGTGTCGGGGAACGGACGCGCGGAGCGGACGCGCATCTGGCGATGTCCCAGCGTGCCCTCGAGCGCGATGTCGATGCTCACCGTCTCGGCCCCGCGGTTCTCCACCGAGATCGTGTACACGGCCCCCGACAGATCCGTGTCGCGGCCGTGCGGCGCGAACACCGAGCCGCGCACGACGAGCGATCCGCTCGTGCAGGTGAACGTCGGCAGCCACTGCACCGCGCGCTCCCACGCGATCCCCTCCGCCGCGAGCTCGCGCAGCGTGCCGTCGACGCGCAGCGACGGCCGCAGCAGCGGCTCGCCGCGCCCCTCCACGAACTCCGCGCCGCCGGCGAACTCGATCGCGGCGCGCGCGCCGCGGTGCAGCACGCCGGCGGCCCAGATCGCACCGTCGGCGGGATGGATGCACGGCAGTGCGAGCCAGTGGTTGCCGGTCACCTGCCAGGGGATCTGCGGGGGCGGAGTGGTGTTCACGTGTGCGTGCGGTGCGTGCGTGCAGGGCCGACGATGCGTGCGCGTGGCGGGTCCCGTCGGTTGACGTGCTCCGACCACGCCGCTAATCTAGCGGGCTACCGCCCGGCCCCGCCGGGCAGTGCGCACGGCGTTGCGCCACAAGGACTTACGGACTCAGAGGTACGACACATGGCGCGACGGCGTGGAGGCGCGGCACCCGCGGCCGGGGCGGTCGCCGGCGGGGTGCTCGCCGCGCAGCTCGCGCTTGCCGCGCAGCTCGCGGTCGCCGCGCCGCTCGCGGCCCAGCGCTCGGTCGCCGGCGGATTCGACGACGCGTCGCTGCCGGTGCGCGGCGAGGCGCGCCTCCGGTTCGGCGTCCTGTTCGAGGCGACGTCGGAGCAGTTCGGCGGCGTCTCCGGCGCGGACGGCAGCACGCGCGTCCCGCTCGGCGCGCGCTTCTCGTTCGACTCGGCGGCGTTCGGCGCGTCGCACTTCGCGCTCGTCGGCGTGGCCGAGCGCGCGCTGCGCGACAGCGTCGGCGTGACCAGCGGGCTCACGCTCGGCGTGGCGAACACCGGCCTGCGCACGCTCGTCACGCGCATCCCGTTCCAGCTCGACGTCGGCCTAACGCGGCGGCTCGCGATCAGTGCGATGCTGCCCGTCGTGCGCACGGAGTCGTCGGTGAACCTCGTCGTGAACCCGGGCGGCACGACCGGGAACCTCGGGTTCAACCCGGCCAACGGCGCGACGGCGCCGAGCGGGAGCTCGGCCGCCGCGCAGCAGAACGCGCTCGTGCAGAAGCAGCTCGGCGCCGCGGCGAGCGCGCTCGAGTCGGCCCTCGCGACGTGTCCCGCCGTCGCCGGCCCCACGACGACGCCCCAGTGTGCGGCGGTCATCGCGAACCGCGCCGGCGCGACACAGCTCGCGCGCTCGGCACGCGCGGTCGCGAGCGGGCTCGCGCAGGTGTACGGCGCGGGCACCACCGCGCAGCCGGGCGGGCCGTTCGTGCCGATCCAGGGCACGGCGCCGCAGCGCGCGGTCGAGGCCCGCATCCGATCGTTAGGCACCGCGTTCGCCGCGTTCGACGTCAACGACCTCGCCACGCCCGCGCTCCCCGCCGCGGCGACGGCGCGCATCGCCGCCGCGGGGCTCCAGCGGGTCCTCACCGAGGACCGCTTCGGCGTCGCGTCCGACTCGGTGAAGGGCGTCACCGTGCAGGGCACCGGCGACGTGGAGCTCGCCGCGCACGTGATGTGGCTCGACACGTTCGGCGGGCCGCGCGACCCGGTGCGCTCTGGCGTCCGCGTGCGCAGCACGATCGGCGCCGGGTACCGCCTCGCGACGGGGAGCGAGGCGTTCCCGTCGTTCGTCTTCTTCGTGCCGACGGGCAGCGGACCCGCCCTGCTCTTCCGCTCCGCCACCGACGTGTCGATCGGCCGTCGCGCGTGGGTCAGCGCCGTGGCGCGCGTGGAGTCGCCGCTCGCGCACGACGTCGAGGTGCGCGTGCCGCTGTTCCCTGGTGAGCTGTTCGCGCCCGGCGAGCGCGCACTGACCGCGCAGCGCACGAGCGGTCGCACGGTGTCGGTGGAGATCACGCCGCGGTGGGCGCCCAACGACGCGTTCTCGCTCGCCGCACAGTACGCGCTGCGCTCGCGCAGCGACGACAAGTACGTGGGCACGCTGAGCACGACCGACGCGACCGGCGCCGACGAGCTCGTCGACGCGTCGCTGCTCGGCGTCGGCACGGGCGCGCGCGCGCAGCTCGCCGGCTTCGGGATCACGTACTCCACGCTCGGCGCGTTCGCCCGCGGTCATTCCTGGCTGCCGGCGGAGGTGAGCTACCTGCATACCTCCACGTTCGGCGGCAGCGGCGGCGTCGTGCCGCGCACGCGCTACGATCAGCTCGTGATCCGCGTGTACGCTCAGATCTTCGGCACCAGCCCGCGGCGGCCGGCGCCGGCCCGCGCGCCCCGCCGTTAGGCGCTAGCGGCGTCGCCGCGGCGCGGCAGCGGCGAGCGACGGCTCTGGCGCTGCGGGCTTCTGCAGCTTCGCCGTGTCCACCGCGGCAGTGTCGAGCAGCTCGCGGGCGTGGGCGCGGCTCACCTGGCTCTCCGGATCGCCGCCGAGCATGCGCGCCACCTCGACGACCCGCTCGTCGCCGGCGAGCACGCGGACGTCGGCCGTCGTGACGCCGCCCTTCGCGCCCTTCGCGACGAGGATGTGGTGATGCGCGCGTGCGGCGAGCTGCGGCAGGTGCGAGATCGCGAACACCTGATGGTGCTGCGCGACGCGCCGCATGGTCTCGCCGACCATGAGCCCGACGCGGCCGCCGATCCCCGCGTCCACCTCGTCGAAGACGAGCGTCGGCACGCCGTCGAGCCGCGCGAGGATCGTCTTCAGCGCGAGCATCACGCGCGACAGCTCGCCGCCCGACGCGACGCGCGCGAGCGGCCGCGCGTCGTGCCCGAGGTTCAGCGCGACGCGGAACTCCACGTCCTCGGCGCCGGTCGCCGCCGGCTCGCCGCGCGGCGGCAGCTCCACGCGTAGACGGCCGTCCGCCATGCCGAGGTCCGGCAGCACCGCCTCCACCGCGGCCGACAGCCGCTCCGCGGCGGCGCGCCGCATCTCCGAGAGCGTTGCCGCCTCGGCGACGAGCTCCTCGCGCGCGGCGGCCTCGCGCTGCTCCAGCGACTTGAGGTCGAAGCCCGCGGAGTCGACGAGGTCGAGCTCCTCGCGCGCCGTCCGGCCGGTCTCGATCACCTCACCCAGCCCGGGGCCGTACTTCTTGCACAGCCGGAACAGCAGGTCGCGGCGGCGCTGCACTTCCTCGAGCCGATCGGGATCGAGCTCCACGCGTCCCTCGTACTCCTCGAGCTCGCGCGACAGCTCCTCGAGCGAGTAGAACGCGCCGTCGTACAGCTCCTGCAGGCGGCCTAACGACGGGTCGATGCGCTGCAGCGAGCCGAGCGCCTTGTGGAGCTGCGCGAGCGCGGCGAGCACCGCGTCCTCGCTGCCCTCGAGCAGCTCGTGCGCACCGCCGGCGAGCGACCGCAGCTCCTCGGCGTGCTCCAGCCGCCGTGCCTCCTCCTCGAGCCGGTCGTCCTCGCCGATCGTTAGGCGGGCGCCCTCGATCTCCTGCACGACGTGGCGCAGGTAGTCGGCGCGCCGCTCCGCCTCGGCGCGTCGGCGGGCGAGCGTGCGCATCTCGTCGCGCAGCGTGTGCAGCGTGTCGGCGGCGGTGCGCACGCGCTCCGCCTGCGCGGTGGCGCCGCCGAACGCGTCGAGGATACGCCGCTGCGAGTCGCCGTCGAGCAGCGTCTGCGCCTCGTGCTGGCCGTGCAGGTTCACGAGCAGCCGCCCGACCTCGGCGAGCACGCCCGCCGTGACGGTGGTGCCGTTGATCCACGCGCGCGCGCGTCCGCCGGCGGCGATCTCGCGCTTCAGCACGACCGTCTGCTCCTCGACCTCCACGCCACGCTCGTCGAGCAGCCGCGCGAGATCCGGCCGGTCCGTGGTGTCGAACACACCCTCGACCGATGCCCGGTCGGTGCCGGTGCGGATCAGGTCCGCGCTCGCGCGCTCGCCGAGCAGCAGGCCGAGCGCGCCGACGATGATCGACTTGCCCGCACCGGTCTCGCCGGACAGCACGTTGAACCCACGCGCCAGCGGCAGCGTGAGCGACTCGATGATGGCGAAGTTCTTGATCCGGAGCTCGGTCAGCATGCAGCGAGAGTACGTTCGCGGGAATCCATGGCAATACCCCGTCGACGCGGTGGGGCTCCGCGCGGACGCAGTCGCCGTCGAGGGCGCGTCAGGCGACTTCGTCGCGGTCGGCGAGTCCGCCCCAGCCCAGCTTGTGGCGCAGGCGCGCGAAGAACGTCGTCCCGGGAAAGCGGACGACGA
This DNA window, taken from Gemmatirosa kalamazoonensis, encodes the following:
- the recN gene encoding DNA repair protein RecN codes for the protein MLTELRIKNFAIIESLTLPLARGFNVLSGETGAGKSIIVGALGLLLGERASADLIRTGTDRASVEGVFDTTDRPDLARLLDERGVEVEEQTVVLKREIAAGGRARAWINGTTVTAGVLAEVGRLLVNLHGQHEAQTLLDGDSQRRILDAFGGATAQAERVRTAADTLHTLRDEMRTLARRRAEAERRADYLRHVVQEIEGARLTIGEDDRLEEEARRLEHAEELRSLAGGAHELLEGSEDAVLAALAQLHKALGSLQRIDPSLGRLQELYDGAFYSLEELSRELEEYEGRVELDPDRLEEVQRRRDLLFRLCKKYGPGLGEVIETGRTAREELDLVDSAGFDLKSLEQREAAAREELVAEAATLSEMRRAAAERLSAAVEAVLPDLGMADGRLRVELPPRGEPAATGAEDVEFRVALNLGHDARPLARVASGGELSRVMLALKTILARLDGVPTLVFDEVDAGIGGRVGLMVGETMRRVAQHHQVFAISHLPQLAARAHHHILVAKGAKGGVTTADVRVLAGDERVVEVARMLGGDPESQVSRAHARELLDTAAVDTAKLQKPAAPEPSLAAAAPRRRR
- a CDS encoding Rad52/Rad22 family DNA repair protein, whose product is MIARHETQLDKTNIWSALAASLPAGVVSWRQDGRSVQRDGRWYARFVAYIDANTVRERLDAVVPGEWDLTLDLLPPLAAQDEDGHVCSFKARLQILGVIREDVGTGRDYKSAATDAFKRAAVRFGIGHELYALEPNWVEVDGDGRYAKPVEDPQAAYDRRTTRRNGNGRPSEGRPSDVPVASAVSVEEHEPRAEPAANGNRPATAMATDPDAVSCPKCGGRMWDNRLSKRNPKAPDFKCRDRSCDGVVWPPRDGKAKGGAPATVPADEPDEIAFDSSPLGATADDEIPF